One segment of Leuconostoc lactis DNA contains the following:
- a CDS encoding ABC transporter permease codes for MAMTKLFESRWHQANHITVTYLKRLFNDHFLVFLVIAFGVGVLGYRELLTDPRYMQLWQSPWLIAAVVLWLVVGLQFGALITYFKPADALFLMGSDQQLIKHYLPRAFAVSYGWAVVWQSAAIGLIVPILWQIGGMSSWRLALLWGIVFAYKGQLLLVARQRLFLTLQQSDYDWRRGIQAIIYRVVIPGGLLTSVLTVPQKWLGLVGLTLLIILCLAGYRYWLTTTRAKNLAINWPIAIAQAQQHEQRVYRFYATFAEIPNQPRTIKRRRYLDGVIKTLTKRRSVMYRLYLIRLARDNDSLPLVMRLAVLGLLLVWALAQAPIWLVAVIAAAVLYLITFQLLPLYTNTQQTLWTRLMPVSSATQQQAFITLNQQFNGLVASLLVLVSWRHGWATMGATLISVVVMWLFLSRVYLPKQLNKKRF; via the coding sequence ATGGCCATGACTAAGCTTTTTGAGTCGCGTTGGCATCAAGCTAATCACATCACGGTTACTTACTTGAAGCGGTTGTTTAATGACCATTTTCTAGTTTTTCTCGTGATAGCATTTGGCGTTGGGGTACTGGGCTATCGCGAACTGTTAACGGACCCGCGATACATGCAGTTGTGGCAATCGCCGTGGTTAATTGCCGCCGTGGTCTTGTGGTTGGTCGTGGGCCTGCAATTTGGGGCATTGATCACGTATTTTAAGCCAGCTGATGCGTTGTTTTTGATGGGAAGTGACCAACAGCTGATCAAACATTATCTGCCACGTGCTTTTGCGGTAAGTTATGGTTGGGCTGTCGTGTGGCAGTCGGCGGCTATCGGCCTCATTGTGCCCATCCTTTGGCAAATCGGGGGGATGTCGAGCTGGCGTTTGGCGTTGCTCTGGGGTATCGTTTTTGCATACAAAGGGCAGTTGCTTTTGGTCGCGCGGCAACGTTTATTTTTAACGCTGCAACAGTCAGATTACGACTGGCGACGGGGCATCCAAGCAATCATATATCGCGTTGTGATACCTGGTGGCCTGCTAACCTCAGTCTTAACCGTACCGCAAAAATGGCTGGGGTTGGTTGGCCTGACGCTACTCATCATATTATGCCTAGCTGGTTATCGCTATTGGTTAACAACAACACGGGCCAAAAACTTGGCTATCAATTGGCCAATAGCCATTGCGCAAGCACAACAACATGAGCAGCGCGTCTATCGCTTTTATGCAACCTTTGCAGAAATCCCTAACCAACCAAGAACCATTAAGCGTCGGCGTTATTTGGACGGGGTGATAAAAACATTGACAAAACGCCGTTCGGTCATGTATCGTTTATATTTGATACGTTTGGCACGAGATAATGACAGTTTGCCATTAGTCATGCGATTAGCAGTGCTAGGCTTGTTACTCGTTTGGGCGTTAGCACAGGCACCAATTTGGCTTGTTGCCGTTATTGCGGCAGCTGTGCTGTATTTGATCACATTCCAACTGTTACCGTTGTATACCAATACGCAACAGACATTATGGACGCGTTTAATGCCAGTGTCGTCCGCAACACAGCAGCAGGCTTTTATCACGTTGAATCAACAGTTCAATGGATTAGTTGCCAGTTTGCTGGTGTTAGTAAGTTGGCGACACGGGTGGGCAACAATGGGGGCAACGCTGATTAGCGTGGTTGTGATGTGGCTATTTTTAAGCCGAGTTTATCTCCCCAAACAGTTAAATAAGAAAAGATTTTAA
- the trmB gene encoding tRNA (guanosine(46)-N7)-methyltransferase TrmB yields MHLRAKPWAADWLAAHSDIVIDQERATAQIGKWQELFDQEQPIHVEIGSGKGQFILGMALAHPEINYIGMEIQETAIAIAARKSFDQVGKLPNLRYIYGNGNGVETYFEKAEVAKLYLNFSDPWPKKRHESRRLTYKSFLKSYEAILPDHGEVEFKTDNRHLFEYSMVSFMDYGMRWTADDYTLDLHADEDKVAGNIETEYEQKFLAKGQPIYKIKAHF; encoded by the coding sequence ATGCATTTACGAGCAAAACCTTGGGCGGCCGATTGGTTGGCTGCCCATTCAGATATTGTGATTGACCAAGAACGGGCAACGGCACAAATTGGCAAGTGGCAAGAATTGTTTGATCAAGAACAGCCCATTCATGTTGAAATTGGTTCAGGAAAAGGCCAATTTATTTTGGGGATGGCTTTAGCACACCCTGAAATCAACTATATTGGGATGGAAATTCAAGAAACAGCGATTGCCATTGCGGCACGTAAAAGTTTTGATCAAGTTGGGAAATTACCAAACTTGCGTTACATTTACGGCAATGGTAACGGCGTAGAAACGTATTTCGAAAAGGCCGAAGTCGCCAAATTGTACTTGAACTTCTCTGATCCTTGGCCAAAAAAGCGCCACGAATCACGCCGTTTAACTTACAAGTCATTTTTGAAGTCGTATGAAGCGATTTTGCCTGATCATGGTGAAGTTGAATTCAAGACCGATAATCGTCACTTGTTTGAATACTCAATGGTGAGTTTCATGGACTACGGTATGCGTTGGACAGCCGATGACTACACATTGGATTTGCATGCGGATGAAGACAAGGTCGCTGGCAATATTGAAACCGAGTATGAACAAAAGTTCTTAGCTAAAGGACAACCAATCTATAAAATTAAGGCACACTTCTAA
- a CDS encoding nucleoside hydrolase: MQKHQVIIDADPGIDDSLALLVALQSPMIEVIGISIVAGNVPTEIGVANALKVLREVDRLDIPVFAGATTPWTHEYVSAQDTHGMDGMGESQLPPVTDMSASPLDAQAGYETLLQAHDDVWFMALGPLTNVAQSLKAQPELWSHVSRLIVMGGAYQTNGNTSPVAEYNFWVDPDAADYVFQNSPLMIELVPLDVTRKIVMTPNILQMMHYLDADKSAFVEQILPFYFDFHWAQEHVLGAVINDPLVIVYALHPELASTIEKYVTVITSGVALGQSIVDGADFWQRPANAKILQQIDAKRAMAYIVGGLLTRDVTTIEKELDNIATDLERSS, encoded by the coding sequence ATGCAAAAACATCAAGTGATTATCGATGCTGATCCTGGCATTGATGATAGCCTCGCGTTACTGGTGGCGTTGCAATCGCCAATGATTGAAGTCATTGGGATTTCAATTGTCGCTGGTAACGTCCCAACTGAGATTGGCGTCGCCAATGCACTAAAAGTCTTGCGTGAAGTCGATCGGTTAGATATCCCAGTCTTTGCTGGGGCCACGACCCCTTGGACTCATGAGTATGTGAGTGCCCAAGATACCCACGGGATGGATGGCATGGGCGAGAGCCAATTGCCACCAGTTACCGACATGAGCGCTTCACCATTAGATGCGCAAGCAGGGTACGAAACCTTGTTGCAAGCACACGATGACGTTTGGTTCATGGCGTTAGGGCCGTTAACCAACGTCGCGCAATCGCTCAAAGCGCAACCAGAACTTTGGTCTCATGTTTCGCGTTTGATTGTGATGGGTGGAGCCTATCAAACCAATGGGAATACCTCCCCAGTTGCTGAATACAATTTTTGGGTGGATCCCGATGCGGCCGATTATGTTTTCCAGAATAGTCCGCTGATGATTGAATTGGTGCCGCTAGACGTGACCCGTAAAATTGTGATGACGCCCAATATTTTGCAAATGATGCATTATTTGGATGCTGATAAATCAGCCTTTGTTGAACAAATCTTGCCATTTTACTTTGATTTCCATTGGGCCCAAGAACATGTCTTGGGGGCCGTGATTAATGATCCGTTGGTCATTGTCTACGCCTTGCATCCCGAATTGGCAAGCACCATCGAAAAGTATGTGACGGTGATAACCTCAGGGGTTGCCTTGGGACAAAGTATTGTAGACGGGGCCGACTTTTGGCAGCGACCAGCAAATGCGAAAATTTTACAACAAATTGACGCTAAACGGGCAATGGCCTATATTGTGGGTGGCTTATTAACACGCGATGTGACAACAATTGAAAAAGAGCTTGATAACATCGCCACAGATTTGGAGCGATCATCATGA
- a CDS encoding ECF transporter S component — protein MTKQFSAQKIALIALFIVINIVGGHLALYTRLPVYLDTIGTLLGSAFFGPIGGVITGVLTALINGTTGDLFSIYYMPSQITVALMAGLVYKKFKPTDIKNIWWLALVISLPATIVSTIVTVILFHGITSSGSSMIVQMLHGMGINEVVAVFLVQVGTDYLDRLIGVYVVAIVYPVIHRYIK, from the coding sequence ATGACAAAACAGTTTTCAGCACAAAAAATTGCCCTCATTGCGCTTTTTATTGTGATTAACATTGTAGGTGGCCATTTGGCCCTTTATACACGGCTACCGGTTTATTTAGATACAATTGGGACCCTGTTAGGCAGTGCGTTCTTTGGACCAATTGGTGGTGTGATTACAGGTGTCTTAACGGCCCTGATTAACGGCACAACTGGCGACTTATTCTCGATTTATTACATGCCTAGTCAAATTACCGTGGCCTTAATGGCTGGTCTGGTCTATAAAAAGTTCAAGCCAACCGATATCAAAAATATTTGGTGGTTGGCTTTGGTTATTTCGTTGCCAGCAACGATTGTCAGCACGATAGTTACCGTGATACTCTTTCATGGCATCACGTCATCAGGATCAAGTATGATTGTTCAAATGCTACATGGCATGGGCATTAATGAAGTCGTCGCAGTCTTTTTAGTGCAAGTGGGGACAGATTATCTTGATCGCTTGATTGGTGTTTATGTGGTAGCGATTGTTTATCCGGTCATTCATCGATATATTAAATAA
- a CDS encoding transketolase family protein, with amino-acid sequence MSETLVKPDIATQTINQLRLLANQMITKAGSGHPGIALGAAPMLYELYANQLVIDPAQPEALNRDRFVLSAGHGAALLYATLHVAGFALSAADLAAFRQPHSKTPGHPEVGVTPGVDATTGPLGQGLGMAVGMAMAEAKLHAQFPTVIDHFTYALVGDGDLMEGISHEVATLAGQQALAKLIVLYDDNQVSLDGQRARADTADNVARFASYGWDVRRITDGNDLAAIHDAIENAKLSPEPTLIAVRTTIGDSGPYAGTHQAHGTPLTPAQLNALADNLGTTLTPNFSLDEPLVTHMRDKIKQRLAQQTTPSADELQAYFEFAQCQSLQIPTLNATAQQQAARTIGKITLQTVAQTWPQLWGGAADLASSTQTTITDSSLFAPDNRTGRNIGFGVREFGMGAVMNGIALHGGTKVFGSTFLAFSDYMKAAIRLSALQHVPVIYVFTHDSVTVGEDGPTHQPIEQLMGLRLIPGVNVLRPGTAEEVAAAWHQALLSTDTPTVLVLSRGSLGVQGTPVQAHQAMIAGAAQIVVAPAAVVNLIATGSEVQLALAVSQQLPQPSRVISMPDLQRFLSLDQSKKDAIIPKDQAKNVIIEAGTTLGWQAIAGDDGLIFGLDHFGMSAAPQTVLEDVGLVVDVLTEKITQYLGS; translated from the coding sequence ATGAGTGAAACATTAGTAAAACCTGATATTGCCACGCAGACGATTAATCAATTACGATTACTCGCTAACCAAATGATTACCAAAGCGGGCTCGGGTCATCCAGGAATTGCTTTGGGTGCGGCGCCAATGCTCTATGAATTGTATGCGAATCAATTGGTGATTGACCCGGCACAACCAGAGGCGCTTAATCGCGATCGGTTTGTACTATCAGCAGGTCATGGGGCCGCGTTACTGTATGCCACTTTGCATGTCGCAGGGTTTGCACTATCGGCTGCTGATTTAGCCGCGTTTCGTCAACCACATTCAAAAACGCCTGGGCATCCTGAAGTGGGGGTGACGCCAGGCGTCGATGCCACCACTGGACCGCTGGGACAAGGGTTAGGCATGGCAGTCGGGATGGCGATGGCAGAAGCTAAGCTTCATGCCCAATTTCCAACGGTCATTGATCACTTCACTTATGCATTAGTTGGGGATGGTGACCTAATGGAAGGTATCAGTCATGAAGTGGCGACGCTGGCTGGCCAACAAGCGCTGGCAAAACTGATTGTGTTATACGATGACAATCAGGTGAGCTTAGATGGACAGCGGGCGCGGGCCGATACGGCGGACAATGTGGCACGTTTTGCCAGCTATGGTTGGGATGTGCGACGTATTACCGATGGTAATGATTTGGCTGCGATTCATGATGCGATTGAAAATGCCAAATTGTCACCAGAACCCACGTTGATTGCGGTGCGGACAACTATTGGTGATTCAGGACCATATGCTGGGACGCATCAAGCCCACGGGACGCCGCTAACACCGGCCCAACTCAACGCGTTAGCGGATAATTTAGGCACCACATTAACGCCGAACTTTAGCCTTGATGAACCACTCGTTACTCATATGCGTGACAAAATAAAGCAGCGTCTCGCACAACAAACAACGCCTAGTGCTGATGAATTACAAGCTTATTTTGAATTTGCGCAATGTCAGAGTCTACAAATACCAACCCTGAATGCTACCGCGCAGCAACAAGCAGCGCGCACAATTGGAAAAATTACGTTACAAACAGTTGCCCAAACTTGGCCACAGTTGTGGGGTGGAGCCGCGGATTTAGCCAGTTCCACGCAAACGACGATTACCGATTCATCCTTGTTTGCGCCAGACAATCGCACGGGGCGCAACATTGGATTTGGCGTAAGAGAGTTTGGGATGGGCGCAGTCATGAACGGGATTGCGTTACACGGCGGCACCAAAGTATTTGGCAGTACGTTTTTGGCATTCTCCGACTATATGAAGGCCGCTATTCGTTTGAGTGCCTTGCAGCATGTTCCCGTCATCTATGTCTTTACCCATGATAGTGTCACAGTTGGTGAAGATGGGCCGACGCATCAACCAATTGAACAGTTAATGGGGTTGCGCCTAATTCCTGGGGTGAACGTCTTACGACCAGGGACAGCTGAAGAGGTAGCGGCCGCCTGGCACCAAGCCCTGTTATCAACAGACACACCCACGGTTTTAGTCCTAAGTCGTGGCAGCCTAGGGGTACAGGGCACACCAGTACAAGCGCATCAGGCCATGATTGCTGGGGCAGCGCAAATTGTCGTGGCACCAGCGGCCGTCGTTAATTTGATTGCCACAGGGTCGGAAGTGCAATTAGCCCTTGCTGTTAGCCAACAACTCCCACAGCCCAGCCGGGTCATTTCAATGCCAGACTTGCAACGTTTTCTATCGCTTGATCAGTCAAAAAAAGATGCAATCATCCCCAAAGATCAGGCTAAAAATGTGATAATAGAAGCAGGCACAACGCTTGGTTGGCAGGCTATTGCCGGCGATGATGGCTTGATATTTGGCCTTGATCATTTCGGCATGAGCGCTGCACCGCAAACCGTTCTTGAAGACGTTGGTTTGGTCGTAGATGTGTTGACTGAAAAAATTACGCAATATTTAGGGAGTTAG
- a CDS encoding shikimate dehydrogenase family protein, with product MTIYGLIAQPAMHSLSPVMQNRMIAARQIDAYYQAFDVAPEQLGAAVAGLRVLSVGGFNVSTPHKSTIIPYLDELTPQAQRLQAVNTVKNIKGHLIGTSTDGDGFWQSIPRNQPHERVVLLGTGGAARAVMATAPQYGVRQLTVFNRAHLDWSQRETTVAYLSQGIGQLADLADNQTLSAALQQADLLINATTVGMNDARTLLTDYQIGLLPQHTLVVDMIYRNQQTGLLRAAASRQLPTQNGLAMLVNQGALSFEYWFNQPADRQLMAETIRGITI from the coding sequence ATGACAATATATGGTTTGATTGCCCAACCGGCTATGCATTCGCTATCACCAGTGATGCAAAATAGGATGATCGCCGCACGGCAAATCGATGCGTATTATCAAGCATTTGATGTTGCACCCGAACAACTGGGTGCTGCGGTTGCAGGATTACGGGTCCTATCAGTTGGTGGGTTCAATGTGTCGACCCCCCATAAATCAACCATTATCCCGTATTTAGATGAACTCACGCCACAGGCACAACGTTTGCAAGCGGTTAATACGGTGAAAAATATAAAGGGGCACTTGATTGGAACGAGCACGGATGGCGATGGCTTTTGGCAAAGTATCCCACGTAACCAACCACATGAACGGGTGGTGTTGCTCGGCACTGGTGGTGCTGCGCGTGCCGTTATGGCAACGGCACCACAATACGGGGTGCGACAATTAACCGTTTTCAACCGTGCACATCTGGATTGGTCACAACGGGAAACAACCGTGGCGTATCTTAGCCAAGGGATTGGCCAATTGGCCGATTTGGCTGATAATCAAACACTCTCAGCCGCCTTACAGCAAGCCGATTTATTAATTAATGCCACAACGGTGGGGATGAATGATGCCCGCACCTTGTTAACAGATTACCAAATTGGCCTCTTGCCACAACATACGTTAGTGGTAGATATGATTTATCGTAACCAACAAACAGGCCTATTACGTGCCGCTGCCAGTCGTCAATTACCTACGCAAAATGGGTTGGCGATGTTAGTGAATCAAGGCGCATTAAGTTTTGAATACTGGTTTAACCAACCAGCTGATCGCCAGTTGATGGCAGAAACAATTCGAGGAATAACAATATGA